The window ACCAGAAAAAAGAACCCACACTCTACCACACTTAGTCAACAAACCCCAAATATCTCTGATAAATGTAGAAATCTGACCCCTCGTCTTCTCTTTCTTTTGATTCTCTTCCTTCAACCCCTCAATTTGCGCCTCTTTGATTAAATCCAGCAGTGGTGAAGTGACACTCATCCTCAAGAATAGGTCTCTGATAGGAACATTAGTTGCCTTGCGACTCAAGGTATcgaccactacattggccttcccaaGACGATACAGAATGtcacaatcataatcattcaccacatccaaccacctgcaTTTTCTCATATTTAGgattggctgatccatcaagtatctcaaactcttatgatccgtgtagatggtataGTGGACCTCATACAAGTAGTACCGCCAAATCTTGAAGGAGAAAACCAccacccccaactctagatcatgagtagGATAATTTGCATCATGGGGCTTCAACTGCTTCGAAGTGTATGtgatcacatggcccctctgcattaGTATTGCACCTAAACTCATAAT of the Lactuca sativa cultivar Salinas chromosome 6, Lsat_Salinas_v11, whole genome shotgun sequence genome contains:
- the LOC111894188 gene encoding uncharacterized protein LOC111894188, whose translation is MELMNWFCMSMLDQLVIGFTDDILAYSKTNKPNEEHLGEVLETLKSERLYVKFSECAILMQRGHVITYTSKQLKPHDANYPTHDLELGVVVFSFKIWRWLDVVNDYDCDILYRLGKANVVVDTLSRKATNVPIRDLFLRMSVTSPLLDLIKEAQIEGLKEENQKKEKTRGQISTFIRDIWGLLTKCGRVWVLFSGGVRHTLLKEVHKSKFSIHLGTTKMYRDLRLS